In Lemur catta isolate mLemCat1 chromosome 1, mLemCat1.pri, whole genome shotgun sequence, one DNA window encodes the following:
- the DCAF4 gene encoding DDB1- and CUL4-associated factor 4 isoform X3, with the protein MHENLYFTNRKVNSVCWASLNHLDSHILLCLMGLAETPGCATLLPASLFVSSHPAGVDRPGMLCSFRIPGAWSCAWSLNIQANNCFSTGLSRRVLLTNVVTGHRQSFATSSDVLTQQFALLAPLLFNGCRSGEIFAIDLRCGNQGKRWKATRLFQDSAVTSVQILQEEECVMASDMAGKIKLWDLRAMKCIRQYEGHVNEYAYLPLHVHEEEGIVVAVGQDCYTRIWSLHDAQLLRTIPSPYPTSKADIPSVAFSSRLGGFRGAPGLLMAVQRDLYCFSYS; encoded by the exons ATGCACGAAAACCTCTACTTCACCAACCGGAAG GTGAATTCTGTGTGCTGGGCTTCGCTGAATCACTTGGATTCCCACATTCT GCTGTGCCTCATGGGACTTGCAGAGACTCCAGGCTGTGCCACCCTGCTCCCAGCGTCACTGTTCGTCAGTAGTCACCCAG CAGGAGTGGACCGGCCTGGCATGCTCTGCAGTTTCCGGATCCCTGGTGCCTGGTCCTGTGCATGGTCCCTGAACATCCAGGCAAATAACTGCTTCAGTACAG GCTTGTCTCGGCGTGTCCTGCTAACCAATGTGGTGACGGGGCACCGGCAGTCGTTTGCGACCAGCAGTGATGTCTTGACCCAGCAGTTTGCTCTCTTG GCTCCTTTGCTGTTTAATGGCTGTCGCTCCGGGGAGATCTTTGCCATTGATCTGCGTTGTGGAAACCAAGGCAAGAGGTGGAAAGCCACCCGCCTGTTCCAGGACTCAGCAGTGACCTCTGTGCAAATCCTCCAAGAAGAGGAATGTGTGATGGCATCAGACATGGCTGGAAAG ATCAAGCTGTGGGACCTGAGGGCCATGAAGTGTATAAGGCAGTACGAAGGCCACGTGAATGAGTATGCCTACCTGCCCTTGCACGTGCATGAGGAAGAAGGAATCGTGGTGGCAG TCGGCCAGGACTGCTACACAAGAATCTGGAGCCTCCATGATGCCCAGCTCCTCAGAACCATACCCTCTCCGTACCCCACCTCCAAAGCCGACATTCCCAGCGTGGCCTTCTCTTCACGGCTTGGGGGCTTTCGGGGAGCGCCAGGGCTGCTTATGGCTGTCCAGCGGGACCTTTATTGTTTCTCCTACAGCTAA
- the DCAF4 gene encoding DDB1- and CUL4-associated factor 4 isoform X1, protein MSKRWPTRRRHGRRIYQQNPWFRLRNSNERHDSGALQSTQDSGPGDDESPSTSSGVAGSSSAPDLPGYYFDPEKKRYFRLLPGHNNCNPLTNESIRHKEMEKKRLQLLEEEDKQKKKIARLGFNASSMLRKSQLGFLSVTSYCRLAHELRVSCMQRKKVHIHSSDPSALASDQFNLILADTNSDRLFTVNDVKVGGSKYGIINLRGLKTPSLRVHMHENLYFTNRKVNSVCWASLNHLDSHILLCLMGLAETPGCATLLPASLFVSSHPAGVDRPGMLCSFRIPGAWSCAWSLNIQANNCFSTGLSRRVLLTNVVTGHRQSFATSSDVLTQQFALLAPLLFNGCRSGEIFAIDLRCGNQGKRWKATRLFQDSAVTSVQILQEEECVMASDMAGKIKLWDLRAMKCIRQYEGHVNEYAYLPLHVHEEEGIVVAVGQDCYTRIWSLHDAQLLRTIPSPYPTSKADIPSVAFSSRLGGFRGAPGLLMAVQRDLYCFSYS, encoded by the exons ATGAGTAAAAGGTGGCCAACTAGGAGACGACATGGGAGAAGAATCTATCAGCAGAACCCTTGGTTCAGACTACGCAATTCTAACGAGAG GCATGACTCAGGAGCACTGCAGAGCACTCAGGATTCTGGTCCAGGTGATGATGAGTCCCCATCAACCTCATCTGGTGTAGCTGGAAGTTCTTCTGCGCCAG ACCTACCAGGGTATTACTTCGACCCTGAAAAGAAACGCTACTTTCGCTTGCTTCCTGGACATAACAACTGCAACCCCCTTACGAATGAGAGCATCCGGcataaggaaatggagaaaaaaagactGCAGCTGCTCGAGGAAGAGGACAAGCAGAAAAAG aAAATAGCCAGATTGGGATTTAATGCATCTTCCATGCTGCGAAAAAGCCAGCTGGGTTTTCTCAGTGTCACCAGTTATTGCCG TTTAGCCCATGAGCTGCGTGTGAGCTGCATGCAAAGGAAGAAGGTCCACATTCACAGCTCGGATCCCTCTGCTTTGGCAAGCGACCAATTTAACCTCATACTG GCGGATACCAACAGTGACCGGCTCTTCACAGTGAACGATGTCAAAGTTGGAGGCTCCAAGTACGGCATCATCAACCTGCGCGGTCTGAAGACCCCCTCACTCAGGGTGCACATGCACGAAAACCTCTACTTCACCAACCGGAAG GTGAATTCTGTGTGCTGGGCTTCGCTGAATCACTTGGATTCCCACATTCT GCTGTGCCTCATGGGACTTGCAGAGACTCCAGGCTGTGCCACCCTGCTCCCAGCGTCACTGTTCGTCAGTAGTCACCCAG CAGGAGTGGACCGGCCTGGCATGCTCTGCAGTTTCCGGATCCCTGGTGCCTGGTCCTGTGCATGGTCCCTGAACATCCAGGCAAATAACTGCTTCAGTACAG GCTTGTCTCGGCGTGTCCTGCTAACCAATGTGGTGACGGGGCACCGGCAGTCGTTTGCGACCAGCAGTGATGTCTTGACCCAGCAGTTTGCTCTCTTG GCTCCTTTGCTGTTTAATGGCTGTCGCTCCGGGGAGATCTTTGCCATTGATCTGCGTTGTGGAAACCAAGGCAAGAGGTGGAAAGCCACCCGCCTGTTCCAGGACTCAGCAGTGACCTCTGTGCAAATCCTCCAAGAAGAGGAATGTGTGATGGCATCAGACATGGCTGGAAAG ATCAAGCTGTGGGACCTGAGGGCCATGAAGTGTATAAGGCAGTACGAAGGCCACGTGAATGAGTATGCCTACCTGCCCTTGCACGTGCATGAGGAAGAAGGAATCGTGGTGGCAG TCGGCCAGGACTGCTACACAAGAATCTGGAGCCTCCATGATGCCCAGCTCCTCAGAACCATACCCTCTCCGTACCCCACCTCCAAAGCCGACATTCCCAGCGTGGCCTTCTCTTCACGGCTTGGGGGCTTTCGGGGAGCGCCAGGGCTGCTTATGGCTGTCCAGCGGGACCTTTATTGTTTCTCCTACAGCTAA
- the DCAF4 gene encoding DDB1- and CUL4-associated factor 4 isoform X2 encodes MSKRWPTRRRHGRRIYQQNPWFRLRNSNERHDSGALQSTQDSGPGDDESPSTSSGVAGSSSAPDLPGYYFDPEKKRYFRLLPGHNNCNPLTNESIRHKEMEKKRLQLLEEEDKQKKKIARLGFNASSMLRKSQLGFLSVTSYCRLAHELRVSCMQRKKVHIHSSDPSALASDQFNLILADTNSDRLFTVNDVKVGGSKYGIINLRGLKTPSLRVHMHENLYFTNRKVNSVCWASLNHLDSHILLCLMGLAETPGCATLLPASLFVSSHPGVDRPGMLCSFRIPGAWSCAWSLNIQANNCFSTGLSRRVLLTNVVTGHRQSFATSSDVLTQQFALLAPLLFNGCRSGEIFAIDLRCGNQGKRWKATRLFQDSAVTSVQILQEEECVMASDMAGKIKLWDLRAMKCIRQYEGHVNEYAYLPLHVHEEEGIVVAVGQDCYTRIWSLHDAQLLRTIPSPYPTSKADIPSVAFSSRLGGFRGAPGLLMAVQRDLYCFSYS; translated from the exons ATGAGTAAAAGGTGGCCAACTAGGAGACGACATGGGAGAAGAATCTATCAGCAGAACCCTTGGTTCAGACTACGCAATTCTAACGAGAG GCATGACTCAGGAGCACTGCAGAGCACTCAGGATTCTGGTCCAGGTGATGATGAGTCCCCATCAACCTCATCTGGTGTAGCTGGAAGTTCTTCTGCGCCAG ACCTACCAGGGTATTACTTCGACCCTGAAAAGAAACGCTACTTTCGCTTGCTTCCTGGACATAACAACTGCAACCCCCTTACGAATGAGAGCATCCGGcataaggaaatggagaaaaaaagactGCAGCTGCTCGAGGAAGAGGACAAGCAGAAAAAG aAAATAGCCAGATTGGGATTTAATGCATCTTCCATGCTGCGAAAAAGCCAGCTGGGTTTTCTCAGTGTCACCAGTTATTGCCG TTTAGCCCATGAGCTGCGTGTGAGCTGCATGCAAAGGAAGAAGGTCCACATTCACAGCTCGGATCCCTCTGCTTTGGCAAGCGACCAATTTAACCTCATACTG GCGGATACCAACAGTGACCGGCTCTTCACAGTGAACGATGTCAAAGTTGGAGGCTCCAAGTACGGCATCATCAACCTGCGCGGTCTGAAGACCCCCTCACTCAGGGTGCACATGCACGAAAACCTCTACTTCACCAACCGGAAG GTGAATTCTGTGTGCTGGGCTTCGCTGAATCACTTGGATTCCCACATTCT GCTGTGCCTCATGGGACTTGCAGAGACTCCAGGCTGTGCCACCCTGCTCCCAGCGTCACTGTTCGTCAGTAGTCACCCAG GAGTGGACCGGCCTGGCATGCTCTGCAGTTTCCGGATCCCTGGTGCCTGGTCCTGTGCATGGTCCCTGAACATCCAGGCAAATAACTGCTTCAGTACAG GCTTGTCTCGGCGTGTCCTGCTAACCAATGTGGTGACGGGGCACCGGCAGTCGTTTGCGACCAGCAGTGATGTCTTGACCCAGCAGTTTGCTCTCTTG GCTCCTTTGCTGTTTAATGGCTGTCGCTCCGGGGAGATCTTTGCCATTGATCTGCGTTGTGGAAACCAAGGCAAGAGGTGGAAAGCCACCCGCCTGTTCCAGGACTCAGCAGTGACCTCTGTGCAAATCCTCCAAGAAGAGGAATGTGTGATGGCATCAGACATGGCTGGAAAG ATCAAGCTGTGGGACCTGAGGGCCATGAAGTGTATAAGGCAGTACGAAGGCCACGTGAATGAGTATGCCTACCTGCCCTTGCACGTGCATGAGGAAGAAGGAATCGTGGTGGCAG TCGGCCAGGACTGCTACACAAGAATCTGGAGCCTCCATGATGCCCAGCTCCTCAGAACCATACCCTCTCCGTACCCCACCTCCAAAGCCGACATTCCCAGCGTGGCCTTCTCTTCACGGCTTGGGGGCTTTCGGGGAGCGCCAGGGCTGCTTATGGCTGTCCAGCGGGACCTTTATTGTTTCTCCTACAGCTAA